CCCCACCCCCGCCATCGCCAGTAACTCGCTCAAGGGCACCCCGGTCCAGCTACTGTTGCCGATGAGATTGCCGCCGACCTGGTTGGAGACGCACATCAGGGTGCTCGTGCGCTCGACGCTCGGCAGGGCCCTCAGCTCGTCTAAGGTGAAGGTCAGCTCGTTTTCGACCAGGCCGGTGATCCTGAGCTGCCAGCCCTCCTCGGGCACGCTGGGGTTGAAGACGTTCTTGGAGACCTGGTAGTGCTCGCGCACCGAGGTGACTTCTTCCGGCATGCCGCGGATGCGGGCGACGAACTCGCTCACCGCGTCCTGGGCGCGGGCGAGAGCGGTGAGAAAGTCCTTGCCCAAGGTGCCGAAAAAAGCAAGGGCGAAGACCGCGCCGGCGATGGTCCGAACGCTCTCGCGGCGGCTCTCGTCGGTCCGCTGCGGTCTAGCTTGCGCCAGGTGGAGGACGAGGGCGAAGACCGCACCGAAGACCGCGCTCCACAGCAGAGACGCCAGCGGCTGATAGAAGAAGTTGAAGGGCGACAGGCCGAAGACGCCGAGCCCCTGCAGCGGCATGAGGACCAGGCCGGTCAGGAGGACGCTGAAGAGGACGTAGAAGAGGCCCGCGCCGAGGCGACCGAGCCGGCGCGAGAGCGCGGGATAGAGCCTGCCCAGAGCGAGCCACAGGAGGCCGAAGACCACGGTCGTGGTCACAAAGAGGGCATACTTGGCGTAGGCATCGACCCCGTAAGGCAGGGCGTGGATGAGGTTGAAAACCCAGGGCACGCCGAGAAACTGGGCGGTGTAGTTGAAGAGCATCTCGGGCGGCAGCGGCGCTGCCGCGAAAAGGCGCGCGCCCAGCATGACCAGGAGCATCACGACCGTGGCGAGGAGAGGCGGTCCCCAGGCGCGCAAGTTGGGCGCGGAGCGGGAGGAGGCGGGTTGGAGGGGCTGGCTGGCCATGATAAACCTCGCTTTGCGGTCGGGATATTCCCGAAGGGGACTTGGGGACTTCAGATCACTCTACTGCGCCGTTCCGGCTTCCAAGGTCTTACACCTTCCTTTCGCCGTTTGGATGAGACGTGGCCGCTCGGCTTTCCCTCTCGCCACGGACAACCGACATCACCCCGTATTGCCGAGGCGCGGCTCGAGCACGAGGCCGAGCGCTGACGGCGGACCTCGGCCGGGTACGCTCACGCCTCGAGCCCCGCCTCGAGGCC
The sequence above is a segment of the Deinococcota bacterium genome. Coding sequences within it:
- a CDS encoding molybdopterin-dependent oxidoreductase; translated protein: MASQPLQPASSRSAPNLRAWGPPLLATVVMLLVMLGARLFAAAPLPPEMLFNYTAQFLGVPWVFNLIHALPYGVDAYAKYALFVTTTVVFGLLWLALGRLYPALSRRLGRLGAGLFYVLFSVLLTGLVLMPLQGLGVFGLSPFNFFYQPLASLLWSAVFGAVFALVLHLAQARPQRTDESRRESVRTIAGAVFALAFFGTLGKDFLTALARAQDAVSEFVARIRGMPEEVTSVREHYQVSKNVFNPSVPEEGWQLRITGLVENELTFTLDELRALPSVERTSTLMCVSNQVGGNLIGNSSWTGVPLSELLAMAGVGPGVEKLILRAADNYADSFPLSSAFHEGVILAYLHNGEPLTRDHGFPARLLIPEIYGMKNVKWLQEIELSPEAGFLGYWQQRGWSDSAIVKTMSRIDTPEATRFDDGSAAIGGVAWAGTRGVSRVEVSLDGGVTWQEAQVKPALNDISWNLWGYRWNAEPGQVEVMVRATDGAGETQTAQRTPPLPDGASGYHGLRVRVA